A stretch of Ectothiorhodospiraceae bacterium BW-2 DNA encodes these proteins:
- a CDS encoding AAA family ATPase produces the protein MVNISYGLGHFKTLREEGGLYFDRTHLLPELEAAGRQLLFLRPRRFGKTLWLTLLESYYDIAAADQFDPLFGDLAIGQNPTPNRNRYFMLKWNFSVIDPGGDYQQLVSRIHRHINNSIEFFSARYHDFLPEAVPIDQTDGLGSLEKLLIVAKRFNFPLYLLIDEYDNFANEVLTSREQGRQRYNELVEGEGVIKTVFKAVKAATDGLGLERVFITGVSPVVMSDITSGYNVAENISHWPEFHALCGLTAEELQPVCHQIAQHCQLPESAADEALSMMRNFYNGYRFCREEAQRLYNPTLTLYFLKHWQRRCRYPDELLDDNLAMDKNRLRYIAALPHGTEVIEAALNPQQSLWVAKLAQNFGVKAMLNDPPDASFIISLLVYFGVLTIQDVSPLGKLEVAIPNQVVRSLYIDRIQQQLLNGYEDNNRQQAVAEQLYTEADFEPLVDFIEQRFYSVLDNRDMRWSNELTLKTTLLLLLTNDLYYLPRSELSLGGGYSDLLFEIRPDKRQAPLYDLLFELKYLSLKDLKLSAEQLNEMSREQLAELAPVKKLLDDAEGQLASYQPTLEQLFPAVEWKLKSFAVVSLGTRRLVWR, from the coding sequence ATGGTCAATATCTCATATGGTTTGGGTCACTTTAAAACCCTCAGAGAGGAGGGTGGACTCTATTTTGATCGCACCCATCTTTTACCTGAATTAGAAGCGGCAGGACGGCAGTTGCTGTTTCTACGCCCGCGCCGTTTTGGCAAAACGCTATGGCTAACGCTATTAGAGAGCTACTACGACATCGCTGCAGCGGATCAATTTGATCCCCTATTTGGCGATTTAGCGATAGGGCAAAACCCGACCCCGAACCGTAACCGCTACTTTATGCTGAAATGGAACTTTTCGGTTATCGATCCGGGCGGTGATTATCAGCAGCTGGTAAGCCGCATTCATCGCCACATTAATAACTCAATCGAATTTTTTTCAGCGCGCTACCACGATTTTTTACCGGAAGCGGTACCGATTGACCAGACCGATGGACTGGGCTCACTTGAAAAGTTACTTATTGTAGCGAAACGGTTTAATTTTCCGCTCTACCTACTGATAGATGAGTACGATAACTTTGCTAATGAGGTGCTCACCAGTCGTGAACAGGGACGGCAGCGTTATAATGAGCTGGTTGAGGGGGAAGGCGTTATCAAAACCGTATTTAAAGCAGTCAAAGCGGCGACCGATGGCCTAGGCTTAGAGCGAGTCTTTATCACCGGCGTCTCACCGGTAGTGATGAGCGATATCACCAGCGGCTACAATGTGGCCGAAAATATTAGCCACTGGCCCGAATTTCATGCCCTGTGCGGCTTAACCGCTGAAGAGTTGCAACCGGTGTGTCACCAAATAGCGCAACATTGTCAGCTACCTGAGAGCGCGGCAGACGAGGCGCTGTCGATGATGCGAAACTTCTATAACGGCTACCGCTTCTGTCGTGAAGAGGCGCAGCGGCTCTATAACCCGACCCTCACCCTCTACTTTTTGAAACATTGGCAGCGGCGCTGTCGCTACCCTGATGAGCTGTTAGATGACAATTTAGCGATGGACAAAAACCGGCTACGCTATATCGCCGCGCTACCGCACGGCACAGAGGTAATTGAAGCGGCGCTTAATCCGCAGCAGTCGCTATGGGTAGCTAAGCTTGCACAAAACTTTGGTGTTAAAGCGATGCTAAACGATCCGCCTGATGCCAGCTTTATCATCTCACTACTGGTCTATTTTGGGGTATTGACGATTCAGGATGTCTCGCCACTCGGGAAGCTGGAGGTAGCCATTCCTAATCAGGTGGTTCGTTCGCTCTATATCGACCGAATTCAGCAGCAGCTACTCAATGGCTATGAAGATAATAACCGTCAACAGGCGGTGGCGGAGCAGCTCTATACCGAGGCCGACTTTGAACCCCTAGTTGACTTTATCGAACAGCGTTTTTATAGCGTGCTCGATAATCGTGATATGCGCTGGAGTAATGAGCTGACGCTCAAAACCACGCTACTACTGCTGCTGACCAATGACCTCTACTACCTGCCGCGCTCAGAGTTATCCTTAGGTGGCGGTTATAGTGATCTTCTATTTGAAATTCGCCCCGATAAGCGCCAGGCACCGCTATATGATCTGCTATTTGAGCTCAAATATCTATCACTCAAAGATCTCAAATTGAGCGCAGAGCAGCTAAATGAGATGAGCCGGGAGCAGCTAGCTGAGTTGGCACCGGTAAAAAAACTGTTAGATGACGCAGAGGGGCAGTTAGCCTCGTATCAGCCGACATTAGAGCAGCTCTTTCCGGCGGTAGAGTGGAAATTAAAGTCGTTTGCGGTGGTGAGTCTAGGTACACGGCGGCTGGTGTGGCGCTAG